One window from the genome of Methanothermobacter sp. K4 encodes:
- a CDS encoding CBS domain-containing protein codes for MTTNVMTVEPSEDVVFAFEKLMKHRISALPVLEEGKLVGIVTASDLGHNLILDNYELGTTVGEVMVRDVATVAPDETLGDAIEKMNDYSSDEGIINQLVVMSDGEMVGIIADGDIIRALKSL; via the coding sequence ATGACAACGAATGTTATGACTGTTGAACCATCTGAAGACGTGGTTTTTGCATTTGAGAAACTGATGAAGCACAGGATAAGTGCTCTCCCAGTCCTTGAGGAGGGGAAACTTGTTGGAATCGTAACTGCTTCAGACCTTGGACACAACCTGATACTTGACAACTATGAACTTGGCACAACAGTCGGGGAGGTCATGGTCAGGGATGTTGCCACGGTGGCCCCTGATGAGACACTTGGTGACGCCATTGAGAAGATGAATGACTACTCCTCGGATGAGGGAATAATAAATCAGCTTGTTGTCATGTCCGATGGTGAGATGGTGGGGATAATTGCCGATGGGGACATTATAAGGGCCCTCAAAAGCCTTTAA
- a CDS encoding inorganic phosphate transporter yields the protein MDTLIAMSLILSLYMAFNIAANDIGNSVGTAVGSGSLRMKKALLLGGFFVSVGALFLGGSVIRTISEGIIPQGLLSPKTALVITLTSSIWITFTIIKKIPISGSDAIVSSVIGAGIASIGIQNIRTDVVGFIVLSWVMSPLAGLLTGFLIYISIRRVLIKPLQGMGMRDRLEKVFSYLQILSSSFSALNLGAVDIAVATGVLFATGYTGGYWIRILGALGLASGILLAGNRVTETIGRRITDLTPSRGFAAQLSAAIIVYLFLGYGMPVSPTQTLVGSVIGVGIAHGTSTVEYDVIRHIAYTWIVTIPTCVVLSAAIYIITGFI from the coding sequence GTAACTCTGTGGGTACCGCTGTTGGTAGTGGTTCGCTCAGGATGAAAAAGGCCCTCCTCCTGGGGGGATTCTTTGTATCAGTTGGGGCACTGTTCCTTGGTGGGAGCGTCATAAGAACAATAAGTGAAGGGATAATCCCCCAGGGGCTCCTTAGCCCTAAAACAGCCCTTGTTATAACATTAACATCATCAATCTGGATAACCTTCACCATCATAAAAAAGATACCCATTTCAGGTTCCGATGCCATTGTGAGTTCAGTTATTGGTGCTGGAATAGCAAGCATAGGCATTCAGAACATTAGAACAGACGTTGTAGGCTTCATAGTGCTGAGCTGGGTTATGTCACCACTTGCAGGCCTTCTCACGGGATTCTTGATCTACATATCCATCAGAAGGGTTTTAATAAAACCTCTTCAGGGTATGGGTATGAGGGACAGACTCGAAAAGGTATTTTCATATCTTCAGATACTGAGTTCCTCGTTTTCAGCACTTAACCTTGGGGCCGTTGATATAGCAGTTGCAACAGGCGTTTTATTTGCAACAGGCTACACCGGCGGATACTGGATTCGAATACTGGGGGCTCTGGGGCTTGCTTCAGGAATTCTGCTGGCTGGCAACAGGGTTACGGAAACAATTGGAAGAAGAATAACAGACCTCACACCAAGCAGGGGCTTTGCAGCCCAGCTATCAGCGGCAATTATTGTTTACCTCTTTCTGGGTTATGGTATGCCTGTCTCGCCAACACAGACCCTTGTGGGATCGGTGATAGGTGTTGGGATTGCACATGGGACATCAACAGTTGAGTATGACGTGATAAGGCACATAGCATACACCTGGATAGTCACGATACCCACATGCGTCGTCCTATCAGCTGCAATTTACATTATCACAGGATTTATATGA